From the Pedobacter cryoconitis genome, one window contains:
- a CDS encoding helix-turn-helix transcriptional regulator, whose product MIFDSITTTGIGLIAALSKLTGSEIKDGNLIFPETFGKGYMKFFDLGPHIKLMINQSELNEAMILRKKGAEAGRNEVIFSFRNVFPGADPRSLPAVQVSSSDIDVEISIPARTKINTIMIIVHADLLKDLINKGTEHLLLQNIISGNQPYLYDEIISPEIQAIAAKIIEVNENSPLADFYLKLKAGEMIYLFFIELLKRQNKAAYPLNVSDVKTMYLIRDKVVSDLSIPPDLTQLTKLSNMSESKLNRVFRQIFGNSIYNYYQNLRVNEAAYLIKEEKLSVSEAGYRLGFTNLSHFTRIFERHLGLKPKKYAQHHCTIR is encoded by the coding sequence ATGATCTTTGATTCAATCACGACAACGGGAATTGGTTTAATAGCAGCTTTGTCCAAATTAACAGGGAGCGAAATAAAGGATGGAAACCTTATTTTTCCTGAAACCTTTGGTAAAGGATATATGAAGTTTTTCGACCTCGGCCCGCACATTAAGTTGATGATCAACCAATCTGAGTTGAATGAGGCAATGATCCTTAGAAAAAAGGGTGCAGAAGCGGGGAGAAATGAAGTCATTTTTAGTTTCCGTAATGTGTTTCCGGGAGCGGACCCAAGGTCACTTCCTGCTGTACAAGTATCTTCGTCTGATATTGATGTTGAAATTTCTATTCCGGCACGCACAAAAATCAATACAATTATGATCATTGTACATGCTGATCTGTTAAAAGATCTGATTAATAAGGGCACAGAGCATCTGTTACTGCAAAATATTATATCAGGGAACCAGCCATATTTATATGACGAAATTATCTCACCAGAAATACAGGCTATAGCCGCAAAGATTATTGAGGTGAATGAAAATAGCCCGCTTGCCGACTTTTACCTGAAACTTAAGGCCGGTGAAATGATCTACTTATTTTTCATAGAGTTGTTGAAACGTCAGAATAAAGCCGCTTATCCATTGAATGTCTCAGATGTAAAAACGATGTATCTGATCAGAGATAAAGTGGTCTCAGATTTAAGTATTCCACCGGATCTTACTCAATTAACAAAACTTTCTAATATGAGTGAAAGTAAGCTAAACCGCGTGTTCAGGCAAATTTTCGGGAATAGCATTTACAATTACTATCAGAACTTAAGAGTGAACGAGGCGGCTTACCTGATCAAAGAAGAGAAGCTCTCGGTGTCTGAGGCAGGTTACCGTTTAGGCTTTACCAACCTCAGTCATTTCACAAGGATTTTTGAGCGGCATCTGGGGCTTAAGCCTAAAAAATATGCACAGCATCATTGTACTATAAGATGA
- a CDS encoding acyl-CoA thioesterase gives MQDYIFEIQLKVRDYECDIQGIVNNAVYQGYLEHARHEYLQSRMISFKELTAKGILLMVSRIEMDFKKSLTSGDTFQVKLRIERQGVKLVFFEDIFRLSDQALCLKAKVEVIAKINDKLTRGEIFDTLNLEF, from the coding sequence ATGCAAGACTATATATTTGAAATTCAGCTTAAGGTAAGAGATTACGAATGCGATATACAAGGCATCGTAAATAATGCAGTTTATCAGGGCTATCTGGAACATGCCCGCCACGAATACCTGCAATCCAGGATGATTTCCTTTAAGGAACTCACAGCAAAAGGCATCCTGTTAATGGTATCCAGAATAGAAATGGACTTTAAAAAATCACTCACCTCCGGAGATACTTTTCAGGTCAAATTAAGAATAGAACGGCAAGGCGTAAAGCTGGTGTTTTTTGAAGATATTTTCCGCTTATCTGATCAGGCCCTGTGCCTGAAAGCTAAAGTTGAAGTGATCGCTAAAATTAATGACAAGCTTACCAGGGGAGAAATTTTTGACACCCTCAACCTGGAATTTTAA
- a CDS encoding RNA polymerase sigma factor gives MKKSSLSDQGLWAEVTAGDSSAFVILYNRHWSKLYQTACFYLKDKSLAEEIVHDIYVVLWDRRAFLKIENFKSYIHVTARYHVFKKLKAAKICPIDYVETYTENTSGIIISETTEKLLQEDFETELKAYLENLPKRCAEIFLLSRVENLSNSEIAKLLGISKFTVENQITHALKYIRTRINLKSA, from the coding sequence ATGAAAAAGAGTAGCTTATCGGATCAAGGATTGTGGGCTGAAGTAACTGCTGGCGATTCCAGTGCATTTGTTATTTTATATAACCGGCATTGGAGTAAACTGTACCAAACGGCCTGTTTTTATCTCAAAGACAAATCCCTCGCCGAAGAAATTGTTCATGATATCTATGTGGTTTTATGGGATAGAAGAGCGTTCCTCAAAATTGAAAACTTTAAGAGTTATATCCATGTGACTGCCCGCTATCACGTATTTAAAAAACTAAAAGCGGCAAAAATATGTCCTATTGACTATGTAGAAACTTATACAGAAAATACATCCGGCATCATTATTTCTGAAACTACAGAAAAATTACTTCAGGAAGATTTTGAAACAGAGCTTAAAGCATACCTTGAAAATTTGCCTAAAAGATGTGCTGAAATCTTCCTGCTCAGCCGTGTTGAAAACTTGTCAAATAGTGAGATCGCCAAGCTTCTGGGAATTTCGAAGTTTACCGTAGAAAACCAGATTACGCATGCACTTAAATATATACGTACACGTATAAATTTGAAATCCGCATAA
- a CDS encoding RtcB family protein, producing the protein MRNIKEDVTASGEIIALVENEIDYAIYGEEYIEEGARKQMDIAMKLPVSVAGALMPDAHQGYGLPIGGVLATRNAIIPYGVGVDIGCRMALSIFDIPGENYFGNEAKYKRELIAHTKFGAGQSFKGDERAEHAVLDSNEFGATRFLKGLFDKAYGQLGTSGGGNHFAEWGIIEFAERDEILNIEKGRYVALLTHSGSRGFGATVANHYTKLAKEPCRLPKEAENLAYLDLNSEAGMEYWIAMNLAGDYASACHEVIHERLTKAIGAEVLAKVENHHNFAWKETLNGEELIVHRKGATPAGKGVMGIIPGSMTAPGFLVRGKGEVNALYSASHGAGRQMSRKKAFENITREEMKAVLKAHDVMLIGAGLDEAPGAYKDINKVMAAQTELVNVVARFEPKMVRMADDGSRED; encoded by the coding sequence ATGAGAAATATAAAAGAGGATGTTACGGCATCCGGTGAAATTATAGCATTAGTAGAGAATGAGATTGACTATGCTATTTATGGAGAAGAATATATAGAAGAAGGGGCAAGAAAACAAATGGATATTGCCATGAAATTGCCTGTCAGTGTTGCGGGGGCCTTAATGCCCGACGCACACCAAGGTTATGGATTGCCAATTGGCGGGGTGCTGGCTACTAGAAATGCGATTATTCCTTATGGGGTTGGTGTGGATATTGGTTGCAGAATGGCACTGAGTATTTTTGACATTCCGGGAGAAAACTATTTCGGGAATGAGGCGAAATACAAACGTGAATTGATTGCCCATACTAAGTTTGGAGCAGGACAAAGCTTTAAAGGAGATGAAAGGGCCGAACACGCTGTGCTGGATAGCAATGAATTTGGGGCAACCCGCTTTCTAAAGGGATTGTTTGACAAGGCTTATGGGCAATTAGGTACTTCTGGTGGTGGAAATCACTTTGCGGAGTGGGGAATTATAGAATTTGCTGAGCGTGACGAAATTTTGAATATAGAAAAGGGGCGTTATGTTGCCTTGTTAACTCATTCTGGTTCAAGGGGATTTGGGGCAACTGTTGCCAATCATTATACGAAACTGGCAAAAGAGCCTTGCAGGTTACCGAAGGAAGCTGAAAACCTGGCCTATCTGGATTTAAACAGTGAGGCTGGAATGGAATACTGGATAGCTATGAATTTAGCGGGTGACTACGCCTCAGCTTGCCACGAGGTTATTCATGAACGATTAACTAAGGCTATTGGTGCAGAAGTATTGGCTAAAGTGGAGAATCACCATAATTTTGCATGGAAAGAGACGCTGAACGGCGAAGAGTTGATTGTGCACCGTAAAGGAGCAACACCTGCTGGTAAAGGGGTAATGGGAATTATCCCAGGGAGTATGACTGCGCCAGGATTTTTGGTGAGAGGGAAAGGAGAGGTGAATGCGCTGTACTCGGCTTCTCATGGTGCCGGAAGACAAATGAGCCGTAAAAAAGCGTTTGAAAACATCACCCGTGAGGAAATGAAGGCTGTTTTAAAAGCGCATGATGTGATGCTGATCGGTGCTGGTCTTGATGAGGCGCCGGGAGCATATAAGGATATCAATAAAGTGATGGCCGCTCAAACAGAACTGGTTAACGTAGTTGCACGGTTTGAGCCAAAAATGGTTCGCATGGCGGATGATGGCAGCCGGGAGGATTGA
- a CDS encoding macrolide family glycosyltransferase, producing MSKVLFLSIPSHGHMNPTLGLATELIRQGETITFFSAEEFRATIEEIGAEFKCYKEDLNLFQKKSSGGLAAAFLQPEKFIFDLLEQIKDYKFDYIVYSAAYPYAHVIAQILKIPAVSSFAVFATLQELLPKHNLTEAPLSKGKGPMGMSPEVMEGFKEVRQSLIDQYQAEIAEDMFQLLFNKGDLNIIYTSKYFIPHLENYDDSYIFIGPPVYNKKYTVEFPFEKLEGKKVIYISMGTIFSNYSAELNQLFFKSFADFDGVVVMAAYQVDISLYEIPDNFIIREYVPQLEILKYTTVAITHSGMNSIGDLLYHKVPFVAIPLGADQFYLANRAQELGATIVLDIKNLTTELLKDAVQKVLTNPDYLKNINKISDSFIQAGGYEKAADEIFKLKKEKGI from the coding sequence ATGTCAAAAGTATTATTTTTAAGTATCCCCTCTCACGGACATATGAATCCTACACTAGGATTAGCCACAGAGCTGATTCGTCAGGGAGAAACAATAACATTTTTCAGCGCGGAAGAGTTCAGGGCAACAATTGAAGAAATTGGTGCCGAATTTAAATGCTACAAAGAAGATTTAAACCTGTTTCAAAAAAAGTCTTCCGGAGGTCTTGCCGCAGCTTTTCTACAACCTGAAAAATTCATCTTTGATCTTCTGGAGCAGATCAAAGACTATAAATTTGATTATATAGTTTATTCCGCAGCTTATCCTTATGCGCATGTAATCGCGCAGATCTTAAAAATTCCGGCAGTCTCCTCATTTGCAGTTTTCGCTACACTACAAGAGCTGCTTCCTAAACATAATTTAACGGAAGCACCTTTAAGCAAAGGCAAAGGGCCTATGGGTATGAGTCCGGAAGTGATGGAAGGATTTAAGGAAGTAAGGCAAAGCTTAATCGATCAATACCAGGCAGAAATAGCTGAAGATATGTTCCAGCTTTTATTTAACAAAGGAGATCTGAACATCATTTATACCTCTAAATACTTTATCCCCCATCTTGAAAACTACGATGACAGTTATATTTTTATCGGGCCTCCTGTCTACAATAAGAAGTATACCGTAGAATTCCCATTTGAAAAACTGGAAGGGAAAAAGGTTATTTATATTTCCATGGGTACGATTTTCAGCAATTATTCCGCAGAACTTAACCAGCTGTTCTTTAAAAGCTTTGCAGACTTTGACGGTGTGGTGGTAATGGCCGCTTACCAGGTAGACATTTCCTTATACGAGATCCCTGACAACTTTATCATCAGGGAGTATGTCCCACAGCTGGAAATATTGAAATACACTACAGTTGCCATCACGCACTCGGGAATGAACAGCATTGGCGACTTATTGTATCACAAAGTTCCCTTTGTCGCTATCCCTTTAGGCGCAGACCAGTTTTACCTGGCTAACAGAGCGCAGGAATTAGGTGCAACAATTGTTCTTGATATCAAGAACCTCACTACGGAGCTGTTAAAAGACGCCGTTCAAAAAGTACTCACCAATCCTGACTACCTTAAGAACATCAACAAGATCAGCGATTCCTTTATTCAGGCTGGTGGTTATGAAAAGGCAGCTGATGAAATTTTCAAGCTAAAAAAAGAAAAAGGAATATAG
- a CDS encoding ABC transporter permease yields MNIGGLAIGMACCLLLLLYVSYEWGYDKQFAAIDRTYITRVNININEGLATSIATPNKLADAALQNLPGVELVSRMNLGGDYNKLFSHNRENYKLDARSVDPSFLKIFEQKFIYGNAATAFHTPESVVITASTARKLFGKQNPLGQTIKYDNRRLLNVSAVIEDLPENQSFQYDALLSWAFFEQEHPDNKNNGWGSITCAMLVKLKDNNQFEAADAGMRKLIKANDPKTQLEAFLFPFAKYHLYNEFTNGKASGGRIDQVKLFSFLAFCVLLIASINYMNLSTARSEKRAREVGVRKALGSTRSSLMGQFFIESMLFSLIAAIVAFGVLELCLPYFNNLLDITMKIGYDTYPFWLTLAILVLTTGLLAGSYPAFYLSSFTPIKVLKGLTGVGRSSLPIRKILVVLQFSLSICMIICAIIIYSQIQFMRNKPLGFSQNNLIELNLEGEWRKPEKLELFKTELKKSGAVTAVTEFAQSFTSDGSITGNFNWPGKAANDQSVINYRTIGYDFSKTIGAKILEGRDFSPEFVADTSTSVLVNEALVEKMGMKSPVGKIVHWGDNPPLTIVGVIKNYSNETIGGKAVPTFFYYNVKKSNILILNVNSNMNLSAAIGTIKQLSQRLNPAYPSTLTFVAEDLKSKLKSEQLLSILSNLFGGFAIFISCLGLLGLALYMAEQRKKEISIRKVLGADLKSILILLNKDFIKLVIISNIIAFPVAFIFANNWLKSYDYKISIVAGPFIAAAILSLGIALLTVSLQSFKVAKANAVDALKYE; encoded by the coding sequence ATGAACATTGGTGGACTGGCCATTGGTATGGCTTGTTGTTTACTGCTGCTGCTTTATGTAAGCTATGAATGGGGATATGACAAACAGTTTGCTGCGATTGACCGTACCTATATTACACGGGTAAACATTAATATTAATGAAGGACTGGCTACTTCTATTGCTACACCAAACAAACTTGCTGACGCCGCATTACAGAATTTGCCAGGAGTAGAACTGGTGAGCCGGATGAACCTTGGAGGTGATTACAATAAGCTATTTAGCCATAATCGGGAAAATTACAAGCTGGATGCACGTTCTGTAGATCCTTCTTTTCTGAAAATATTTGAACAAAAGTTCATTTATGGTAATGCAGCTACTGCATTCCATACGCCAGAATCCGTAGTTATTACGGCATCAACTGCCCGCAAATTATTTGGGAAACAAAATCCACTTGGGCAAACTATAAAATATGATAACAGAAGATTGCTGAATGTATCGGCAGTGATTGAGGACTTGCCGGAAAATCAAAGCTTTCAATATGATGCTTTATTAAGCTGGGCATTTTTTGAGCAGGAACATCCTGACAATAAGAACAATGGCTGGGGATCTATTACTTGCGCCATGCTGGTTAAATTGAAAGATAACAATCAATTTGAGGCGGCAGATGCGGGGATGAGAAAATTGATCAAAGCAAATGACCCGAAAACTCAATTGGAAGCCTTTCTATTTCCATTCGCAAAGTATCATCTTTATAATGAATTTACAAATGGTAAAGCCTCCGGAGGCAGAATAGATCAGGTGAAATTATTCTCTTTCCTGGCTTTTTGTGTATTGCTGATTGCAAGTATTAATTATATGAACTTGTCAACCGCCCGTTCAGAGAAACGGGCCAGAGAGGTAGGTGTCCGCAAGGCACTGGGCTCTACCAGGAGCAGTTTAATGGGGCAGTTTTTTATTGAGTCCATGCTGTTTTCGCTGATCGCTGCAATTGTTGCTTTTGGAGTGCTGGAATTGTGCTTACCCTATTTTAATAACCTGCTGGATATAACGATGAAGATTGGTTATGATACTTATCCTTTCTGGCTTACCTTAGCTATACTGGTTTTAACGACGGGGCTGCTTGCCGGAAGTTATCCTGCATTTTACCTGTCTTCATTTACACCGATAAAAGTTTTAAAAGGTTTAACAGGGGTTGGACGTTCTTCTTTACCAATTCGTAAGATTTTGGTAGTGCTTCAGTTCAGCCTTTCTATTTGCATGATTATCTGCGCTATAATTATTTATTCTCAAATTCAGTTTATGCGGAATAAGCCACTTGGTTTTTCTCAAAATAACCTGATTGAACTTAATTTAGAAGGAGAGTGGAGAAAACCGGAAAAATTAGAACTGTTTAAAACTGAACTGAAGAAATCAGGAGCTGTTACAGCTGTAACGGAATTTGCACAGTCTTTTACGAGTGATGGTTCTATTACCGGTAACTTTAACTGGCCCGGTAAAGCTGCCAATGATCAGTCTGTAATTAATTATAGAACAATTGGTTATGATTTTAGCAAGACCATAGGGGCAAAGATACTCGAGGGAAGAGATTTCTCTCCTGAATTTGTGGCTGATACATCGACTTCCGTTTTAGTCAATGAGGCCTTAGTAGAAAAAATGGGTATGAAGTCTCCGGTAGGAAAAATTGTGCATTGGGGGGATAATCCACCTTTAACTATTGTGGGAGTTATTAAAAATTATTCCAATGAAACTATAGGCGGAAAGGCTGTTCCTACTTTCTTTTATTATAACGTGAAAAAAAGTAATATTTTAATCCTGAATGTTAATTCGAATATGAACTTAAGTGCTGCTATTGGTACGATCAAACAGCTTAGTCAGCGGCTTAATCCTGCCTATCCGTCAACATTGACTTTTGTTGCCGAGGATTTGAAGAGCAAGCTGAAAAGTGAACAGCTTTTGAGTATATTGTCTAATTTATTTGGTGGATTTGCCATCTTTATTTCCTGCCTGGGTTTATTGGGACTGGCATTATATATGGCTGAGCAGCGCAAAAAGGAGATCAGCATCAGAAAGGTTCTGGGTGCTGATCTGAAAAGTATCCTGATCTTATTGAATAAAGATTTTATCAAACTGGTCATCATCTCGAATATCATTGCTTTTCCGGTTGCCTTTATCTTTGCGAACAATTGGCTGAAAAGTTATGATTATAAGATTTCAATAGTTGCAGGGCCTTTTATTGCCGCTGCAATACTATCGTTAGGTATTGCCTTGTTAACTGTGAGTTTGCAAAGCTTTAAAGTCGCAAAAGCTAACGCGGTTGATGCACTGAAATATGAATAA
- a CDS encoding metal-dependent hydrolase family protein, with protein MIQFRVKIITLTLLILSFNSFAQQQNDSVKVIKAGHLIDVEKGITLTNQLILIDHDTIKSIGPDLTIPIGATIIDLSNATVLPGLIDCHTHLTFQPGDNYYEDIFRRTPVDLAMVAPIYAKRTLEAGFTTCRDVGASAFIDVSLRNAINRGDIPGPRLLVATLFIGSTGSHGDLNGFSPYLDWIGPKQMTGVANGVEGVRAQVRYNIKYGAEVIKFGASAGVLTEEASVGAPQFSQEEMNAIVEEAHLWGLKACAHAHGTVAIKMAIKAGVASIEHGSFLDDEAIQMMKARGTYLVADIYNDDYILSDYAKHGTPEVIINKEKLVGKAQRLSFQRAAKAGVKIAFGTDAGVYPHGWNGKQFKYMVKFGLTPMQAIQAATINAADLLGWKNKVGSLKKGKYADLIALKDDPLQDVTLLEQIPFVMKGGTIYKNELKK; from the coding sequence ATGATTCAATTCCGCGTAAAAATCATCACGCTAACTTTGTTAATTTTATCATTTAACAGCTTTGCACAGCAGCAAAACGATTCAGTAAAAGTGATTAAGGCAGGCCACCTGATTGATGTAGAAAAAGGGATAACACTAACCAATCAACTTATTTTAATTGACCATGACACCATAAAAAGCATTGGCCCTGATCTGACTATACCAATTGGTGCAACGATTATAGACCTGAGCAATGCAACAGTGCTGCCCGGATTGATTGATTGTCATACCCACCTGACCTTCCAGCCCGGAGATAATTATTATGAAGATATTTTCAGACGGACACCAGTAGACCTGGCTATGGTTGCCCCTATTTATGCAAAACGCACATTAGAGGCCGGGTTTACAACCTGTAGAGACGTAGGCGCCTCAGCCTTCATCGATGTTTCACTAAGAAATGCAATCAATCGCGGTGATATACCCGGCCCCAGACTGCTGGTTGCCACCTTATTTATTGGCAGTACCGGTAGCCATGGTGACCTGAATGGATTTTCACCCTACCTGGACTGGATAGGCCCGAAACAAATGACTGGTGTAGCCAATGGCGTAGAAGGTGTACGTGCCCAAGTCAGGTACAATATAAAATACGGTGCCGAAGTGATCAAATTTGGTGCAAGTGCAGGCGTACTCACAGAAGAAGCAAGTGTGGGTGCCCCACAATTCTCACAAGAAGAAATGAATGCAATCGTCGAAGAAGCTCATTTATGGGGACTGAAAGCCTGTGCACATGCACACGGTACAGTCGCTATAAAAATGGCCATTAAAGCTGGAGTAGCCTCTATAGAACACGGCAGTTTTCTCGATGACGAAGCCATACAAATGATGAAAGCACGCGGCACTTACCTGGTTGCAGATATTTATAATGATGATTATATACTCAGTGATTACGCAAAACACGGTACCCCTGAAGTTATTATCAATAAAGAAAAGCTGGTCGGTAAAGCACAACGGTTAAGTTTTCAGCGCGCAGCTAAAGCAGGTGTAAAAATAGCCTTTGGTACAGATGCAGGCGTTTATCCACACGGCTGGAATGGCAAACAGTTTAAATACATGGTGAAATTTGGGCTGACCCCAATGCAGGCTATACAAGCAGCTACCATAAATGCGGCAGATCTGCTGGGTTGGAAAAACAAGGTTGGTTCTCTGAAAAAAGGTAAATACGCCGATTTAATTGCACTAAAAGATGATCCGCTTCAGGATGTCACTCTATTGGAGCAAATCCCTTTTGTAATGAAAGGCGGAACTATTTATAAAAATGAACTGAAAAAATAG
- a CDS encoding NUDIX hydrolase: MNKEIRTLHTAGLVVIKEGKILLAFSGNKKAWYLPGGKIDSGETSHQAIQREIYEELDIKMNPDLLTFYCHITAPAFGEENNLVMEQDCFIYDLTEKIEASNEIDEVGYFDLETYLKEPAQVPGVLTLFTKLEKDGLLTSNFKQIV; this comes from the coding sequence ATGAATAAAGAAATCAGAACACTGCATACTGCTGGATTAGTTGTTATTAAAGAAGGAAAAATTCTTTTAGCTTTTAGTGGTAATAAAAAAGCCTGGTATCTTCCGGGTGGAAAGATTGATAGCGGAGAAACTTCACATCAGGCCATTCAAAGAGAGATCTATGAAGAACTGGATATCAAAATGAATCCGGACCTGTTAACATTTTATTGCCATATCACCGCACCGGCTTTCGGGGAGGAAAATAACCTGGTTATGGAACAGGATTGTTTTATTTACGACCTGACGGAAAAAATAGAAGCCAGTAATGAGATTGATGAGGTTGGTTATTTCGACCTGGAAACCTATTTGAAAGAACCTGCACAGGTTCCGGGGGTATTGACGCTTTTTACAAAGCTGGAAAAGGATGGTTTGCTGACCAGTAACTTTAAGCAGATAGTTTAA
- a CDS encoding helix-turn-helix transcriptional regulator: protein MAINKLALIRYKTIDDCLKNRFRKWTLEDLIEKVAGTLYELEGITTGVSKRTIQADIQLMRSDKLGYNAPIIVKDRRFYLYEDTTYSITKVPINNTDVDKMKEIVGVLKQFTAFNYFDDMSDMIVRLENNLNKSTKQSGNNIQLESNNLVKGLTCIPPLYQAILNKRSLLIEYQSFKALQPQQGIYYPYLLKEYRNRWFVIVKAKKKPDLLTLALDRIIEFQELPHEEFVNYEGIDFDRYFEDLLGVTKSKNDRAQKVILEFENTHAPYVITKPIHQSQTVLSKSETGTIFRIDVVLNFELEREILGFGECVKVLSPRLLVNKIKRRLAKSAAQYE from the coding sequence ATGGCTATCAATAAACTCGCTTTAATCCGTTACAAAACAATTGATGATTGCTTAAAGAATCGTTTTCGCAAATGGACACTCGAAGACCTTATTGAAAAAGTAGCCGGCACACTTTATGAACTCGAAGGCATCACCACAGGCGTGAGTAAACGTACCATACAAGCCGACATTCAGTTAATGAGAAGTGACAAACTAGGTTATAACGCACCAATCATCGTCAAAGACAGGCGTTTTTATCTTTATGAAGACACCACTTACAGTATCACTAAAGTCCCGATAAATAATACCGACGTTGATAAGATGAAAGAAATTGTCGGCGTTTTAAAGCAGTTTACTGCTTTTAACTATTTCGATGACATGAGTGATATGATTGTGCGCCTGGAGAATAACCTGAATAAATCAACTAAACAAAGCGGTAATAACATTCAGCTGGAAAGCAATAACCTGGTTAAAGGGCTAACCTGTATCCCGCCTTTATACCAGGCAATTCTGAATAAACGTTCTCTTTTAATCGAATATCAGTCCTTTAAAGCATTGCAACCTCAACAAGGAATCTATTATCCTTATCTCCTTAAAGAATACAGGAACCGCTGGTTTGTAATTGTAAAAGCTAAGAAAAAGCCTGATTTACTGACACTTGCCCTCGACAGAATTATCGAATTTCAGGAATTACCTCATGAAGAGTTTGTGAATTACGAGGGAATTGATTTTGACCGTTATTTTGAAGATCTCCTTGGGGTAACGAAAAGTAAAAACGACCGTGCCCAGAAAGTCATCCTGGAATTTGAAAATACGCACGCCCCCTATGTAATTACCAAGCCTATTCATCAATCTCAAACCGTACTCAGCAAAAGTGAAACAGGGACTATTTTCCGTATAGATGTAGTGCTCAACTTTGAACTGGAACGGGAGATTTTAGGTTTTGGTGAATGCGTGAAGGTTTTATCTCCCCGTTTACTGGTGAACAAGATTAAAAGAAGACTGGCCAAATCCGCTGCTCAATATGAATAA
- a CDS encoding slipin family protein, with product MKKVTIYTNFVGLVFKNGRLRRVLTEGNYWLFFGETIEINNMGVAYSSKIELDVLLQNGDFAGLVDVVDVNDNELALVYQHHNFKSVLAAGRHAIWKGLSSCTFVKVDISKIEIDAAIDKNLLEKVPLLNYIRAYKVDSFEKALLFIDGKFERILEPGNYVYWKNSTLIQVFKSDMRQLNMEITGQEILTKDKAQLRVNFNVQYKVIDIVKALIENKEFDKQLYVIIQLALRECIGMMSFDELMESKEKVAGQVMTMTAGKFDVLGVKLINSGVKDIVLPGDIKEIMNQVLVAEKRAQANLITRREETASTRSLLNTAKLMEDNSMLYKLKEMEYVEKIAEKINNISLSGSGQLVDQLKQIFVK from the coding sequence ATGAAAAAAGTAACGATATATACCAATTTTGTTGGATTGGTATTTAAAAATGGAAGATTAAGAAGAGTATTAACTGAGGGTAATTACTGGTTGTTTTTTGGAGAAACCATCGAAATAAACAACATGGGAGTGGCTTACAGCTCCAAAATTGAATTAGATGTATTATTACAAAACGGCGATTTTGCCGGGTTGGTTGATGTTGTAGACGTAAATGATAATGAATTGGCGCTGGTTTATCAGCATCATAACTTTAAGTCTGTACTAGCTGCTGGCAGACATGCAATCTGGAAAGGTTTATCTTCTTGTACTTTCGTTAAAGTGGATATCAGTAAGATTGAAATAGATGCTGCAATTGATAAAAACTTGCTGGAAAAAGTGCCTTTATTAAACTATATCCGCGCTTATAAAGTTGATTCTTTTGAAAAAGCGTTATTATTTATCGATGGTAAATTTGAAAGAATACTGGAACCAGGGAATTATGTTTACTGGAAAAATAGTACACTGATCCAGGTTTTTAAATCGGATATGAGGCAATTGAATATGGAAATTACCGGACAGGAGATTTTGACAAAGGATAAGGCGCAGTTAAGGGTAAACTTCAATGTTCAATATAAAGTAATTGACATTGTCAAAGCTTTGATAGAGAATAAAGAATTTGATAAACAATTGTATGTCATTATACAGCTTGCTTTAAGAGAGTGTATTGGTATGATGAGTTTCGACGAATTAATGGAGAGCAAAGAAAAAGTTGCCGGACAGGTAATGACTATGACTGCCGGAAAGTTTGATGTTTTAGGTGTGAAATTGATAAACAGTGGTGTGAAGGACATAGTCTTACCCGGTGACATTAAGGAAATCATGAACCAGGTTTTAGTTGCTGAAAAAAGAGCTCAGGCCAATCTGATTACCAGGAGGGAAGAAACGGCTTCTACAAGAAGTTTGCTGAATACCGCGAAGCTGATGGAAGATAACAGTATGTTATACAAATTGAAGGAAATGGAATACGTGGAGAAGATTGCTGAAAAGATCAATAATATCAGTTTATCCGGAAGCGGACAACTGGTAGATCAGTTAAAGCAAATCTTCGTCAAATAA